The Bordetella sp. FB-8 genome includes a window with the following:
- a CDS encoding IS256 family transposase has product MSTKKHDVPKEFLDSLLANYEKPEDLLGENGILKQLTKLIVERALDAEMTEHLGHGKNEPVENPTGNTRNGRSRKILKGEQGEMPIEVPRDRDGTFEPKLIPKHQRRWAGFDDKILSLYARGLTVREIQAHLEEMYGTEVSPSLISTVTDAVVDEVRAWQSRPLDAVYPIVYMDCLHVKVRDGAVRTKAAYIAIGINMDGDKEVLGLWLSPTEGAKFWMQVVTELRNRGVQDIFIACVDGLKGFPDAIEAVFPQTTVQLCIVHMVRNSLNYVHWKRRKEVAQDLRRIYTCATADEAETMLKEFEAAWDKQYPSISPIWQRNWARVIPFFDYPPEIRRVIYTTNAIESVNMSLRRLTRQRAAFPTDEALIKLLYLALRNISQKWTHPIRDWKAALNRFTILFGERVPSL; this is encoded by the coding sequence ATGTCTACGAAGAAGCACGACGTACCGAAGGAATTTCTCGATAGCTTGCTGGCGAACTACGAGAAGCCCGAAGACCTGCTGGGCGAGAACGGGATACTCAAGCAGCTGACCAAGCTGATAGTCGAGCGGGCCCTGGATGCCGAGATGACCGAACACCTCGGTCACGGCAAGAATGAACCGGTCGAGAACCCGACGGGCAACACGCGCAACGGCCGCAGCCGCAAGATATTGAAGGGCGAGCAGGGCGAGATGCCCATCGAGGTGCCGCGCGACCGGGACGGCACTTTTGAACCGAAGCTGATCCCCAAGCACCAGCGCCGCTGGGCGGGGTTTGACGACAAGATCCTGTCGCTCTACGCGCGGGGCCTGACGGTGCGTGAGATCCAGGCACATCTGGAAGAGATGTACGGCACGGAGGTCTCGCCCAGTCTGATCTCGACAGTGACCGATGCCGTGGTCGATGAAGTGCGTGCCTGGCAGAGCCGCCCGCTCGATGCGGTCTATCCCATCGTCTACATGGACTGCCTACACGTGAAGGTGCGCGATGGCGCGGTGCGCACCAAGGCCGCCTACATTGCCATCGGCATCAACATGGACGGCGACAAGGAGGTGCTGGGCCTGTGGCTCTCGCCCACCGAAGGGGCCAAGTTCTGGATGCAGGTCGTCACGGAGCTGCGCAACCGGGGCGTGCAGGACATCTTCATCGCCTGCGTCGATGGGCTCAAGGGCTTCCCCGACGCGATCGAGGCCGTGTTCCCCCAAACGACTGTGCAGCTGTGCATCGTGCACATGGTACGCAACAGCCTGAACTACGTGCATTGGAAACGGCGCAAGGAAGTGGCCCAGGATCTGCGCCGCATCTATACCTGCGCGACGGCCGACGAGGCCGAAACCATGCTCAAGGAATTCGAGGCGGCCTGGGACAAACAATACCCATCCATCAGCCCGATCTGGCAGCGCAACTGGGCGCGCGTCATTCCTTTCTTCGATTACCCGCCGGAAATCCGCAGGGTTATCTACACGACCAACGCCATCGAATCCGTGAACATGAGCTTGCGCCGGCTGACGCGCCAACGGGCGGCGTTCCCGACCGACGAGGCGCTGATCAAACTGCTGTACCTGGCGCTGCGAAACATCAGCCAGAAATGGACGCATCCGATCCGGGATTGGAAGGCCGCGCTGAACCGATTTACCATCCTGTTCGGCGAGCGTGTCCCCTCGCTGTAA
- the ssb gene encoding single-stranded DNA-binding protein — MASVNKVILVGNLGRDPEVRYSPDGAAICNVSIATTSQWKDKASGDKREETEWHRVVMYNRLAEIAGEYLKKGRSVYIEGRLKTRKWQDKDTGADRYSTEIVADQMQMLGGREGGGEGGFGGGGGYEDSRSAPRAPASRPAPAPRAAAPAAASSGASLTDMDDDIPF, encoded by the coding sequence ATGGCATCCGTCAACAAAGTCATCCTCGTCGGCAACCTCGGGCGCGATCCCGAAGTGCGCTATTCGCCCGATGGCGCCGCCATTTGCAACGTGTCCATCGCCACCACCAGCCAGTGGAAGGACAAGGCCAGCGGCGACAAGCGCGAAGAAACCGAATGGCATCGCGTGGTCATGTACAACCGCCTGGCCGAGATCGCCGGCGAGTACTTGAAGAAAGGCCGCTCGGTCTACATCGAAGGCCGCCTGAAGACCCGCAAGTGGCAGGACAAGGACACCGGCGCGGATCGCTACAGCACCGAGATCGTGGCCGACCAGATGCAAATGCTGGGAGGCCGCGAAGGCGGCGGCGAGGGTGGTTTCGGCGGGGGCGGCGGTTATGAAGATTCGCGTTCAGCACCTCGCGCACCCGCTTCACGCCCGGCGCCGGCGCCGCGCGCTGCGGCACCGGCGGCCGCATCGTCGGGGGCGAGCCTGACGGATATGGATGACGATATTCCGTTCTAA
- a CDS encoding MFS transporter, translating into MSTPRLALTPVERRASIALSGLFACRMLGLFLLLPVFAVAARGLPGGDSPVRVGLALGMYGLTQAFMQIPFGLASDRWGRRPVVVAGLVLFIAGSVVCAFAHDLLWIIIGRAIQGSGAISAAVTAWLADATRDEVRARAMAMVGSSIGLSFAVALIASPLLVGAWGLNGLFWVIAALGVASLAMARWVVPQVPANDARSMKSVRPGEVLKHRDLLRLDFGVYSLHFIQVSLFVVTPALLTRLGGLQPAQLWKVYLPIIFASFVLMVPGVIYAEKRRAHRGALLCCVAGLAVVCGLLPAASHHFYTLAVALTGFFVAFNILEALQPSLVSRLAPANYKGLALGFYNTSQAAGLFSGGALGGWMAAHAGSPAVFIMAAVLALAWLLVSWGLRPLS; encoded by the coding sequence ATGTCGACTCCCCGTCTAGCTCTCACGCCCGTTGAACGCCGCGCCAGTATTGCGCTGTCTGGTCTTTTTGCCTGTCGCATGCTGGGCTTGTTTCTGTTGCTGCCGGTGTTTGCCGTGGCGGCCCGTGGCCTGCCGGGGGGCGACAGCCCGGTCCGCGTGGGCCTGGCCCTGGGCATGTACGGCCTGACTCAGGCTTTCATGCAGATTCCCTTCGGCCTGGCATCGGACCGCTGGGGCCGCCGGCCCGTGGTCGTGGCCGGCCTTGTGCTTTTCATCGCGGGCAGCGTGGTCTGCGCCTTTGCGCACGACCTGCTCTGGATCATCATCGGCCGCGCCATCCAGGGCTCCGGCGCCATCTCGGCCGCTGTCACGGCGTGGCTGGCCGACGCCACCCGCGACGAAGTGCGCGCCCGGGCCATGGCCATGGTGGGCAGTTCCATCGGCTTGTCCTTCGCCGTTGCGCTGATTGCTTCGCCCCTGCTAGTGGGCGCATGGGGCCTGAACGGCCTGTTCTGGGTGATCGCCGCCCTGGGCGTGGCCAGCCTGGCGATGGCCCGCTGGGTGGTGCCCCAGGTGCCCGCCAACGATGCCCGCAGCATGAAGTCCGTGCGTCCGGGCGAGGTGCTCAAGCATCGAGACCTGCTGCGGCTCGATTTCGGGGTGTACTCGCTGCACTTTATCCAGGTATCGCTCTTCGTGGTCACCCCCGCGCTGCTGACCCGCCTGGGCGGCCTGCAGCCCGCCCAGCTCTGGAAGGTCTATCTGCCCATTATTTTCGCGTCCTTCGTGCTGATGGTGCCCGGCGTGATCTATGCCGAAAAGCGCCGTGCGCATCGCGGCGCACTGCTGTGCTGCGTGGCCGGGCTGGCCGTGGTGTGCGGTTTGCTGCCGGCCGCTTCGCATCACTTCTACACGCTGGCCGTGGCGCTGACGGGCTTTTTTGTCGCCTTCAACATCCTGGAAGCCCTGCAGCCTTCCCTGGTGTCGCGTCTGGCGCCGGCCAACTACAAGGGCCTGGCCCTGGGCTTTTACAATACCTCGCAGGCCGCGGGCCTGTTCTCCGGCGGCGCCCTGGGCGGCTGGATGGCGGCGCACGCGGGCTCGCCCGCGGTGTTCATCATGGCGGCCGTCCTGGCGCTGGCGTGGCTGCTGGTGTCGTGGGGACTGCGGCCGCTTTCCTGA
- the uvrA gene encoding excinuclease ABC subunit UvrA: MDAIRIRGARTHNLKNVSLDLPRHKLVVVTGLSGSGKSSLAFDTLYAEGQRRYVESLSAYARQFLQLMDKPDVDLIEGLSPAISIEQKAASHNPRSTVGTITEIHDYLRLLYARVGTPYCPDHGLPLQAQSVSQMVDAVLGWPDETRLAVLAPIARGKKGSFEDECASLQAQGYVRLRVNGQMVELDSMPALKKTEKHDIDVVLDRLRVRAESTQRLAESFETALKLADGRAIALDMDSAREQMFSSRYACPVCSHSLPELEPRLFSFNNPMGACPACDGIGQVGFFDPRRVVAFPELSLAAGAIRGWDKRNSFAYTLLASLAAHYEFDIDTPFEELPEAIREKVLYGSGEEELSFFYLNEKGKSTVKRHPFEGVIPNLERRWLETDSANVREELGKLRNIKTCPDCGGSRLRAEARHVLIGNDPGVGERRGKALYEVEAMPLSACLAWFKALRLTGAKQEIAQRIVHEIEARLSFLNNVGLTYLSLDRSADTISGGEAQRIRLASQIGSGLTGVMYVLDEPSIGLHQRDNDRLIATLQHLRDLGNSVIVVEHDEDMIRSADWVVDMGPAAGEHGGHVVAQGTPQEIQADQASLTGQYLSGRRAIAVPRRRAITDDQAWLTLTGASGNNLKDVTLSIPAGRLVCVTGVSGSGKSTVVNDTLSVAAARALNHAHGEPAPYAQLTGLEHFDKIISVDQSPIGRTPRSNPATYTGLFTPIRELFAGVPEARVRGYDPGRFSFNVKGGRCEACQGDGVVKVEMHFLPDMYVPCDVCHGKRYNRETLEIRYRGRNVSEVLDLTVEQALEYFDSVPAIARKLQTLMDVGLSYIRLGQSATTLSGGEAQRVKLSQELSRRSTGRTLYILDEPTTGLHFRDIELLLEVLNQLVDSGNTVLIIEHNLDVIKAADWLVDMGPEGGDGGGRVVAQGTPEDVAGAAQSHTGRYLARALRTDPAHEAPDR, encoded by the coding sequence ATGGACGCAATCCGCATCCGGGGTGCCCGCACCCACAACCTGAAGAACGTATCGCTCGACCTGCCCCGGCACAAGCTGGTGGTGGTGACCGGGCTATCGGGTTCGGGCAAATCCTCGCTGGCCTTTGACACGCTGTACGCGGAAGGGCAGCGGCGCTACGTGGAAAGTCTCTCGGCCTACGCGCGGCAGTTCCTGCAATTGATGGACAAGCCCGACGTGGACCTGATCGAGGGCCTGTCGCCGGCGATTTCCATCGAACAAAAGGCCGCCAGCCACAACCCGCGCTCCACCGTAGGCACGATCACCGAGATCCACGACTACCTGCGCCTGCTGTATGCGCGCGTGGGCACGCCCTATTGTCCCGACCACGGCCTGCCGTTGCAGGCGCAGAGCGTGAGCCAGATGGTCGACGCGGTGCTGGGCTGGCCGGACGAGACGCGCCTGGCCGTGCTGGCGCCGATCGCGCGCGGCAAGAAAGGCAGCTTCGAGGACGAATGCGCCAGCCTGCAGGCGCAAGGCTATGTGCGCCTGCGTGTGAACGGCCAGATGGTCGAGCTCGATTCCATGCCGGCCTTGAAGAAGACCGAGAAGCACGACATCGACGTCGTGCTCGACCGCCTGCGCGTGCGCGCCGAGAGCACGCAGCGCCTGGCCGAAAGTTTCGAGACGGCCCTCAAGCTGGCTGACGGCCGCGCCATCGCGCTGGATATGGACAGCGCGCGCGAACAGATGTTCTCCAGCCGCTACGCCTGCCCGGTGTGCAGCCACAGCCTGCCCGAACTGGAGCCGCGCCTTTTCAGCTTCAACAACCCCATGGGCGCCTGCCCCGCGTGCGACGGCATCGGCCAGGTGGGCTTTTTCGACCCCAGGCGCGTGGTGGCCTTTCCCGAGCTGAGCCTGGCGGCCGGCGCCATCCGCGGCTGGGACAAGCGCAACAGCTTTGCCTATACCCTGCTGGCCAGCCTGGCCGCGCACTACGAATTCGACATCGACACGCCGTTCGAGGAACTGCCCGAAGCCATACGCGAGAAGGTGCTGTACGGCTCGGGCGAGGAGGAGCTTTCGTTCTTCTACCTCAACGAAAAGGGCAAGAGCACGGTCAAGCGCCACCCCTTCGAGGGTGTGATTCCCAACCTGGAACGCCGTTGGCTCGAGACCGACTCGGCCAATGTGCGCGAAGAGCTGGGCAAGCTGCGCAATATCAAGACCTGCCCCGACTGCGGCGGCTCGCGCCTGCGCGCCGAGGCGCGCCACGTGCTCATCGGCAACGACCCGGGTGTGGGCGAGCGCCGCGGCAAGGCTTTGTACGAAGTCGAGGCCATGCCGCTGTCGGCCTGCCTGGCGTGGTTCAAGGCCTTGCGGCTGACAGGCGCCAAGCAGGAGATCGCGCAGCGCATCGTGCACGAGATCGAGGCGCGGCTGAGCTTTCTGAACAACGTCGGCCTGACCTACCTGTCGCTGGACCGCAGTGCCGACACCATCTCCGGCGGCGAGGCGCAGCGCATACGCCTGGCCAGCCAGATCGGCTCGGGCCTGACGGGCGTGATGTACGTGCTGGACGAACCCTCCATCGGCCTGCACCAGCGCGACAACGACCGGTTGATCGCCACGCTGCAGCATCTGCGCGACCTGGGCAATAGCGTGATCGTGGTCGAACACGACGAGGACATGATCCGCTCGGCCGACTGGGTGGTGGACATGGGACCGGCCGCGGGCGAGCATGGCGGCCACGTGGTGGCCCAGGGCACGCCGCAAGAGATCCAGGCCGACCAGGCCTCGCTCACCGGCCAATACCTGAGCGGGCGGCGCGCCATCGCCGTGCCGCGCCGCCGCGCCATCACCGACGACCAGGCCTGGCTGACGCTGACCGGCGCCAGCGGCAACAACCTGAAGGACGTGACGCTGAGCATCCCGGCCGGCCGCCTGGTGTGCGTGACAGGCGTGTCCGGTTCGGGCAAGTCCACCGTGGTCAACGACACGCTGTCGGTCGCCGCGGCGCGCGCGCTCAACCACGCCCACGGCGAGCCCGCGCCCTATGCGCAGCTGACCGGGCTGGAGCATTTCGACAAGATCATCAGCGTGGACCAGAGCCCCATCGGCCGCACCCCGCGCAGCAACCCGGCCACCTACACGGGTCTTTTCACGCCCATACGCGAGCTGTTCGCCGGCGTGCCCGAGGCGCGCGTGCGCGGCTACGACCCGGGCCGCTTCAGCTTCAACGTCAAGGGCGGACGCTGCGAGGCCTGCCAGGGCGACGGCGTGGTCAAGGTGGAGATGCACTTCCTGCCTGACATGTACGTGCCCTGCGACGTCTGCCACGGCAAGCGCTACAACCGCGAGACACTGGAGATCCGCTACCGCGGCCGCAACGTCAGCGAGGTGCTGGACCTGACGGTGGAACAGGCGCTGGAGTACTTCGATTCGGTGCCCGCCATCGCGCGCAAGCTGCAGACGCTGATGGACGTGGGACTCTCGTACATCCGCCTTGGGCAGAGCGCCACCACGCTGTCGGGCGGCGAGGCGCAGCGCGTAAAGCTCTCGCAGGAGCTGTCGCGCCGCAGCACGGGCCGCACGCTGTACATTCTGGACGAACCCACCACCGGCCTGCATTTCCGCGACATCGAACTGCTGCTCGAAGTGCTCAATCAATTGGTCGACAGCGGCAACACCGTACTGATCATCGAGCACAACCTGGACGTCATCAAGGCAGCCGACTGGCTGGTGGACATGGGCCCGGAAGGCGGCGACGGCGGCGGCCGGGTCGTGGCCCAGGGCACGCCGGAAGACGTGGCCGGCGCGGCGCAAAGCCATACGGGGCGCTACCTGGCGCGCGCTTTGCGCACCGATCCCGCGCACGAGGCACCGGACAGATAA
- a CDS encoding glutathione S-transferase family protein, with translation MYTLVIANKNYSSWSLRAWLALRVAGIAFEEKRVGLDTPEFAQQLQGLTPAGQVPVLIDEGLAVWDSLAICEYAAERHPEAGLWPADPRARARARSLAAQMHSGLGALRRLMPMNIEAHLPGIDLTEALQDIDKVQTLWRDTRAEFGRSGSFPAGPFLFGQFSAADAFYAPVVSRFTTYGVAAEGAARDYMDAVLALPAMQEWMREARAEGMWVAQDEPYRTHR, from the coding sequence ATGTACACACTCGTCATCGCCAACAAGAACTACTCGTCCTGGTCGCTGCGGGCCTGGCTCGCGCTGCGCGTGGCCGGCATCGCGTTCGAAGAAAAGCGCGTGGGCCTGGACACGCCTGAATTCGCGCAGCAGCTGCAAGGACTCACGCCGGCCGGCCAGGTGCCGGTGCTGATCGACGAGGGCTTGGCGGTGTGGGATTCGCTGGCCATCTGCGAATACGCGGCCGAGCGCCATCCCGAAGCCGGTCTCTGGCCCGCCGACCCGCGCGCCCGCGCCCGGGCCCGTTCGCTGGCCGCGCAGATGCACAGCGGCTTGGGCGCATTGCGCCGCCTCATGCCCATGAACATCGAAGCCCACCTGCCGGGCATCGACCTCACCGAAGCCCTGCAGGACATCGACAAGGTACAGACGCTATGGCGTGACACCCGCGCCGAGTTTGGCCGGAGCGGGTCCTTCCCGGCCGGACCTTTCCTCTTTGGCCAATTCAGCGCCGCCGATGCGTTCTATGCACCCGTCGTATCGCGCTTTACGACCTACGGCGTTGCCGCCGAAGGCGCGGCGCGCGATTACATGGACGCCGTCCTGGCCCTGCCCGCCATGCAGGAATGGATGCGCGAGGCGCGCGCCGAAGGCATGTGGGTCGCACAGGACGAGCCCTACCGCACGCACCGCTAG
- a CDS encoding aspartate/glutamate racemase family protein: MGFLGVLMLDTRFPRPPGDIGNPATFEALGIPVRYLTVAGASPMRVVREGDPALLEPFIAAARMLAGQGARMISTSCGFLAAFQPDMAAALDVPVVTSSLLQCADLDGPGVLTFDAQSLTPGLLERAGVPARTPVQGVQPGCEFHTRLLYNHDRLDLQEARRNVVDAARELVRRHPGVRSLVLECTNMPPYRAAIEAATGRPVHDIVTLLQARWQGLPE, encoded by the coding sequence ATGGGTTTCCTGGGCGTTCTGATGCTCGATACGCGTTTTCCCCGCCCGCCTGGCGACATCGGCAATCCGGCGACTTTTGAGGCGCTGGGCATTCCCGTGCGCTATCTCACGGTGGCGGGCGCCTCGCCCATGCGGGTGGTGCGCGAGGGGGATCCGGCGCTACTGGAACCCTTCATCGCGGCCGCGCGCATGCTGGCCGGGCAGGGCGCGCGGATGATTTCCACCAGCTGCGGGTTTCTGGCGGCCTTCCAGCCGGACATGGCGGCTGCGCTGGATGTACCGGTCGTGACATCCAGCCTGCTGCAATGCGCGGATCTGGATGGACCCGGCGTGCTGACCTTCGATGCGCAGTCCTTGACGCCTGGGCTGCTCGAACGGGCCGGCGTGCCGGCGCGCACGCCGGTGCAGGGCGTTCAGCCCGGCTGCGAATTCCATACCCGCCTGCTGTACAACCACGACCGGCTTGACCTTCAGGAGGCCCGGCGCAATGTGGTGGACGCGGCGCGGGAACTGGTGCGCCGCCATCCCGGTGTACGCAGCCTTGTCCTGGAATGCACCAATATGCCGCCGTATCGCGCGGCCATCGAAGCGGCCACCGGCCGGCCGGTGCACGATATCGTCACCCTGCTGCAGGCGCGTTGGCAGGGCCTGCCTGAATAA
- a CDS encoding transporter substrate-binding domain-containing protein — protein sequence MRFMHHTIKVVAAMSLAAAGFTASAQGAAQSGWDRVEHSKVLRVGVIADAVPYFHKDLATGKWDGFGPDFAQDLAKSLGVKVKYVETTWGNAVLDLQSNKIDIMFGMAPTPERAKAIDFTNTLFVNTYTTVCDKANAGKSWAELSNPKVKIGVDVGSTNDMAATKMAPKADIQRFDSQGAATLALQAGRVDCQVEVITLALPMLAKVPDAGTLTIPKPVFSNEVSIGLQKETDHRLLKAVNTWLAKAHQDGEVKRVILSNMQKLAGVKPSAFPADMDF from the coding sequence ATGCGCTTCATGCATCACACCATCAAGGTCGTCGCCGCCATGTCCCTGGCTGCGGCCGGCTTTACGGCCAGCGCCCAGGGTGCCGCCCAAAGCGGCTGGGACCGCGTAGAGCACAGCAAGGTGCTGCGCGTGGGCGTCATCGCCGACGCCGTGCCGTATTTCCACAAGGACCTGGCCACGGGCAAGTGGGACGGCTTCGGCCCGGACTTCGCCCAGGACCTGGCCAAGTCGCTGGGCGTGAAGGTCAAATACGTGGAGACCACCTGGGGCAATGCGGTGCTGGACCTGCAATCGAACAAGATCGACATCATGTTCGGCATGGCCCCCACACCCGAGCGCGCCAAGGCGATCGACTTTACCAACACACTGTTCGTCAACACCTACACCACGGTCTGCGACAAGGCCAACGCCGGCAAGTCCTGGGCCGAGCTGAGCAATCCCAAAGTGAAGATCGGCGTGGACGTCGGGTCGACCAACGACATGGCCGCCACCAAGATGGCGCCCAAGGCCGACATCCAGCGCTTTGACAGCCAGGGCGCCGCCACGCTGGCTCTGCAGGCCGGCCGCGTTGACTGCCAGGTGGAAGTCATCACCCTGGCGCTGCCCATGCTGGCCAAGGTGCCCGACGCCGGCACGCTCACCATTCCCAAGCCCGTATTCTCCAACGAGGTTTCCATCGGCCTGCAAAAAGAAACCGACCACCGGCTGCTCAAGGCGGTCAACACGTGGCTGGCAAAGGCCCACCAGGACGGCGAGGTCAAGCGGGTCATCTTGAGCAATATGCAGAAGCTCGCGGGCGTCAAGCCCAGCGCCTTCCCGGCCGACATGGACTTCTGA
- a CDS encoding amino acid ABC transporter permease — translation MRTYTWHFEVLWEYRWIILHGLGYTLFFTVICVALGLLVGLLTGMGRLARSRWITAPIRAYIEVFRCTPVLVQLIWFYYALPVLAGISISAPVAAALCLSLYGGAFYSEIIRGGIIATDPGQTEAGQALGMTRAQVMRRVVLPQAFKRMIPPLISQSIMQLKNTSLLSVLALPDLLYQGQVIAHDTYRPLEIYTLVAGLYFVVLLPVTIWAKRLEFGSFVKET, via the coding sequence ATGCGGACTTACACCTGGCACTTCGAGGTGCTCTGGGAATATCGCTGGATCATTCTGCACGGTCTGGGGTATACGCTCTTTTTCACGGTCATCTGCGTGGCGCTGGGCCTGCTGGTGGGCCTGCTGACGGGCATGGGCCGGCTGGCCCGCTCCCGCTGGATCACCGCCCCCATCCGGGCCTATATCGAGGTGTTTCGCTGCACGCCCGTGCTGGTGCAGCTGATCTGGTTCTATTACGCGCTGCCCGTGCTCGCGGGCATCTCGATCTCGGCGCCTGTCGCCGCGGCCCTGTGCCTGTCGCTATACGGCGGTGCGTTCTATTCCGAGATCATCCGCGGCGGCATCATCGCCACGGACCCCGGCCAGACCGAAGCCGGCCAGGCCCTGGGCATGACGCGCGCACAGGTAATGCGGCGCGTCGTGCTGCCGCAGGCCTTCAAACGCATGATTCCGCCGCTCATCAGCCAGTCCATCATGCAGCTCAAGAACACCTCGCTGCTGTCTGTGCTGGCGCTGCCCGACCTGCTCTACCAGGGCCAGGTGATCGCGCACGACACTTACCGGCCGCTGGAAATCTACACCCTGGTCGCCGGGCTGTATTTTGTCGTGCTGCTGCCAGTGACGATCTGGGCCAAGCGCCTGGAATTCGGCTCTTTCGTCAAGGAAACCTAA